A window of the Marinifilum sp. JC120 genome harbors these coding sequences:
- a CDS encoding methyl-accepting chemotaxis protein — MMYKIMLPVGALLLLTLGSMQYFANDSSSKAIEKVARKEISALAGEYSGQILNYMTHAQGQAQGLASTFAQFRHENIALSRQDAISMLVGLIKGDDNFIGGSNAWEPNAFDGRDAEFANTELHDKTGRHIPYAYRAGGGIEVVPLAEYFVPGDGDYYLKPIERRKPYITPPYPYDVDGKRLMLTTVGAPIMLDGRALGVVCVDMPITNISDLVSQIRPYGTGYAWLMMPNGDYIYHPTDNLIGKNIFDTAEFDDEAGLRRAMDDGVPFFEVRIAAANGERSMVQYIPIEFKDSGQRWYLAVSAPMNKILADAHTLTVDLLTMGAIALVLVMIAIFFVARSISKPIGIIADAAMEVADGNYKIKLDESIFGGELKDLNSAMTAMLTGLVENISKSEKMADEAKEQTEKAQIALKEADVARAEAENAKREGMLHAADQLAGIVSQVASASQELTAQIDESSRGSETQRERTAESATAMEQMNASVLEVARNAAEAADSADNARSEAENGGTIVNDVVERINRVQGMTVEMEKGLGMLGEQADGIGKIMSVITDIADQTNLLALNAAIEAARAGDAGRGFAVVADEVRKLAEKTMDATKEVGDYISAIQSGTRENIDGMTKAAAEVSASTDSANKAGDALKDIVEIVEETAGQVRSIATASEEQSAASEQINRSIEEVNLIANDNAQAMRESSTAVEELMHLGEQLSELIEELRRA, encoded by the coding sequence ATGATGTACAAGATTATGCTGCCGGTGGGAGCTTTGCTTCTGTTGACTTTGGGCAGCATGCAATATTTTGCGAATGACAGTAGTTCAAAAGCTATTGAAAAGGTTGCAAGAAAAGAAATTTCCGCCCTTGCCGGAGAATATAGTGGGCAGATCCTAAACTATATGACCCATGCACAGGGACAGGCTCAAGGGCTTGCCAGCACCTTTGCCCAGTTCAGGCACGAGAATATCGCGCTTAGCAGGCAGGATGCTATTTCCATGCTTGTCGGGCTCATCAAAGGTGACGATAACTTTATCGGCGGTAGTAACGCTTGGGAGCCAAATGCCTTTGACGGTCGCGACGCTGAATTTGCCAATACTGAACTGCATGACAAAACCGGACGCCACATTCCCTATGCTTACAGGGCCGGAGGGGGAATCGAGGTTGTGCCTCTTGCAGAATATTTTGTGCCCGGCGACGGCGACTATTACTTGAAGCCTATTGAAAGGCGCAAGCCCTACATCACTCCTCCTTATCCTTACGATGTTGACGGTAAACGTCTTATGCTGACCACTGTCGGTGCTCCGATCATGCTTGATGGGCGTGCTCTCGGTGTTGTTTGCGTGGATATGCCGATTACCAACATCAGTGATCTGGTTTCACAGATCCGTCCTTACGGAACAGGTTATGCGTGGCTGATGATGCCCAATGGTGATTACATCTACCATCCCACTGACAATCTTATTGGCAAGAATATTTTTGATACTGCCGAGTTTGACGATGAAGCCGGACTCAGAAGAGCCATGGATGACGGTGTGCCTTTCTTTGAAGTACGTATTGCCGCTGCCAACGGTGAGCGGTCCATGGTCCAGTATATTCCCATTGAATTCAAGGACAGCGGCCAGCGCTGGTATCTTGCAGTTAGCGCGCCTATGAATAAAATCCTTGCTGATGCGCACACTCTTACTGTCGATCTGTTGACCATGGGCGCAATTGCTCTCGTGCTGGTGATGATTGCAATTTTCTTTGTGGCTCGCTCTATTTCCAAGCCTATCGGAATTATTGCTGATGCGGCCATGGAAGTTGCCGACGGAAATTATAAAATCAAGCTTGATGAATCCATTTTCGGTGGCGAGCTTAAAGATCTTAATTCTGCAATGACAGCTATGCTGACCGGACTGGTGGAGAATATCTCCAAGTCTGAAAAAATGGCTGATGAGGCTAAAGAGCAGACCGAGAAGGCTCAGATTGCGCTTAAAGAGGCTGACGTGGCCCGCGCTGAAGCTGAAAATGCCAAGCGGGAAGGTATGCTTCATGCCGCTGATCAGCTTGCAGGTATCGTTTCGCAGGTGGCCAGTGCAAGTCAGGAGCTTACTGCTCAGATTGATGAATCCAGTCGCGGTTCTGAGACACAGCGTGAACGTACTGCCGAATCAGCCACTGCCATGGAACAGATGAATGCCAGTGTTCTGGAAGTTGCCCGTAATGCAGCCGAAGCTGCTGACTCAGCGGATAACGCCCGTTCCGAAGCCGAAAATGGCGGAACGATTGTTAATGATGTTGTGGAGCGTATCAACCGGGTTCAGGGCATGACCGTTGAAATGGAAAAGGGTCTCGGCATGCTTGGTGAGCAGGCTGACGGAATCGGCAAGATCATGAGTGTTATCACCGATATCGCTGATCAGACAAACCTGCTGGCTCTGAATGCTGCTATTGAAGCAGCCCGTGCCGGGGACGCAGGACGTGGATTCGCCGTAGTTGCAGACGAAGTACGTAAGCTGGCTGAAAAAACCATGGACGCCACCAAGGAAGTCGGGGATTACATTTCCGCAATCCAGAGCGGTACCCGCGAGAATATTGACGGCATGACCAAGGCTGCTGCTGAGGTTTCTGCAAGCACCGACTCCGCCAACAAGGCCGGTGACGCGCTCAAGGATATTGTGGAGATTGTTGAAGAAACCGCAGGGCAGGTGCGCAGCATCGCTACTGCTTCCGAAGAACAGTCCGCAGCCAGTGAGCAGATTAACCGGAGTATTGAAGAGGTTAACCTCATCGCCAATGACAATGCACAGGCCATGCGTGAATCCTCCACCGCAGTGGAAGAGCTCATGCATCTGGGCGAACAACTTTCCGAGCTTATCGAAGAGTTACGTAGAGCATAG